Proteins encoded together in one Oncorhynchus gorbuscha isolate QuinsamMale2020 ecotype Even-year unplaced genomic scaffold, OgorEven_v1.0 Un_scaffold_867, whole genome shotgun sequence window:
- the LOC124020637 gene encoding E3 ubiquitin-protein ligase CHIP-like isoform X2 has product MAGSPEKSVSAQEWKEQGNRLFLSRKYQESAACYSKAIRNPSVSVYYTNRALCHVKLQQHDKALADCKQALELDPQSVKALFFLGQCHLEMENYDEAIGNLQRAYNLAKEQRLNFGDDIPSALRIAKKKRWNSIEEKRINQENELHAYLTKLILAEKERELDDSREEQDAKSEECRSRHDLTKFPSKHDKHLSDMEELFSQLDEKRKKREIPDYLCGKISFELMREPCITPSGITYDRKDIEEHLQRVGHFDPVTRSPLTQDQLIPNLAMKEVIDAFIMENGWVEDY; this is encoded by the exons ATGGCGGGCAGCCCTGAGAAGAGTGTCTCAGCGCAGGAGTGGAAGGAGCAGGGCAACCGCCTCTTCCTCAGCCGCAAGTACCAGGAGTCGGCCGCCTGCTACAGCAAAGCCATC CGAAACCCCTCAGTGTCTGTGTACTACACCAACCGGGCACTGTGCCACGTGAAGCTGCAGCAACACGACAAGGCCCTGGCCGACTGCAAGCAGGCGCTGGAGCTGGACCCCCAGTCAGTCAAGGCCCTCTTCTTCCTGGGTCAGTGTCACCTGGAGATGGAGAACTACGACGAAGCCATCGGCAACCTGCAGAGAG CATATAACCTGGCGAAAGAGCAGCGGTTGAACTTTGGTGACGACATTCCCAGTGCCCTCCGGATAGCCAAGAAGAAGCGCTGGAACAGCATCGAGGAGAAGCGCATTAACCAGGAGAACGAGCTGCACGCCTATCTCACCAAACTCATCCtggcagagaaggagag GGAACTGGATGACAGCAGAGAGGAACAAGACGCCAAGTCGGAGGAATGCAGAAGCCGACACGACCTCACTAAGTTCCCCTCCAAACAC GACAAGCACCTGTCAGACATGGAGGAGCTCTTCTCTCAGCTCGATGAGAAGAGGAAG AAGAGGGAGATCCCAGACTACCTGTGTGGAAAGATCAGCTTTGAGTTGATGAGGGAGCCCTGCATTACACCCAGTGGGATCACTTACGACCGCAAAGACATCGAGGAGCACCTACAG CGAGTGGGCCATTTTGACCCGGTGACACGCAGCCCTCTGACTCAAGACCAGCTGATCCCTAATCTGGCCATGAAAGAGGTCATCGATGCTTTCATCATGGAGAATGGATGGGTGGAGGACTactga
- the LOC124020637 gene encoding E3 ubiquitin-protein ligase CHIP-like isoform X1: protein MAGSPEKSVSAQEWKEQGNRLFLSRKYQESAACYSKAIKRNPSVSVYYTNRALCHVKLQQHDKALADCKQALELDPQSVKALFFLGQCHLEMENYDEAIGNLQRAYNLAKEQRLNFGDDIPSALRIAKKKRWNSIEEKRINQENELHAYLTKLILAEKERELDDSREEQDAKSEECRSRHDLTKFPSKHDKHLSDMEELFSQLDEKRKKREIPDYLCGKISFELMREPCITPSGITYDRKDIEEHLQRVGHFDPVTRSPLTQDQLIPNLAMKEVIDAFIMENGWVEDY from the exons ATGGCGGGCAGCCCTGAGAAGAGTGTCTCAGCGCAGGAGTGGAAGGAGCAGGGCAACCGCCTCTTCCTCAGCCGCAAGTACCAGGAGTCGGCCGCCTGCTACAGCAAAGCCATC AAGCGAAACCCCTCAGTGTCTGTGTACTACACCAACCGGGCACTGTGCCACGTGAAGCTGCAGCAACACGACAAGGCCCTGGCCGACTGCAAGCAGGCGCTGGAGCTGGACCCCCAGTCAGTCAAGGCCCTCTTCTTCCTGGGTCAGTGTCACCTGGAGATGGAGAACTACGACGAAGCCATCGGCAACCTGCAGAGAG CATATAACCTGGCGAAAGAGCAGCGGTTGAACTTTGGTGACGACATTCCCAGTGCCCTCCGGATAGCCAAGAAGAAGCGCTGGAACAGCATCGAGGAGAAGCGCATTAACCAGGAGAACGAGCTGCACGCCTATCTCACCAAACTCATCCtggcagagaaggagag GGAACTGGATGACAGCAGAGAGGAACAAGACGCCAAGTCGGAGGAATGCAGAAGCCGACACGACCTCACTAAGTTCCCCTCCAAACAC GACAAGCACCTGTCAGACATGGAGGAGCTCTTCTCTCAGCTCGATGAGAAGAGGAAG AAGAGGGAGATCCCAGACTACCTGTGTGGAAAGATCAGCTTTGAGTTGATGAGGGAGCCCTGCATTACACCCAGTGGGATCACTTACGACCGCAAAGACATCGAGGAGCACCTACAG CGAGTGGGCCATTTTGACCCGGTGACACGCAGCCCTCTGACTCAAGACCAGCTGATCCCTAATCTGGCCATGAAAGAGGTCATCGATGCTTTCATCATGGAGAATGGATGGGTGGAGGACTactga
- the trub1 gene encoding probable tRNA pseudouridine synthase 1, translating into MAGSVTGVAVPKHSLSKLQSLNGLFAIYKKEGPTSADVLNSLKETLLKEAGVKDPNPRKRKKQALKMGHGGTLDSAASGVLVVGIGNGTKMLSTMLAGSKKYMAVGELGKATDTLDATGKVVHEKLYDHITREAFEEKLKQFTGDIMQVPPLYSALKKDGKRLSVLLKQGHEVEAKPARPVTVYNLSLQDFTPPLFTLDVECGGGFYIRSLVDDLGKALSSCAHVRKLIRTKQGQFTLDDHTLQEEHWTLQHIVQSMQPCPGSEVTKEDGTKPSPNLGVKRALNAQVKGDKNGKDETGEL; encoded by the coding sequence ATGGCTGGTTCAGTAACTGGCGTAGCTGTGCCTAAACATTCTTTATCAAAACTACAATCTTTAAATGGACTTTTTGCCATTTATAAAAAGGAAGGACCTACGTCTGCTGATGTTTTAAACTCATTAAAAGAGACACTCCTCAAAGAGGCCGGTGTGAAAGATCCTAATCCCAGAAAAAGGAAGAAGCAAGCTCTGAAAATGGGGCATGGCGGGACTCTGGACAGCGCAGCCTCTGGTGTGCTCGTTGTTGGGATTGGAAATGGAACAAAGATGCTTAGTACTATGCTTGCTGGTTCAAAGAAATACATGGCTGTTGGAGAGTTGGGAAAAGCAACAGACACCCTTGACGCCACAGGCAAGGTGGTTCATGAGAAGCTCTATGATCACATTACCAGGGAAGCCTTTGAGGAGAAGTTGAAGCAGTTCACTGGGGACATCATGCAGGTTCCTCCACTGTACTCTGCACTGAAGAAGGATGGCAAGCGTCTTTCTGTCCTGCTGAAGCAAGGCCACGAGGTGGAAGCCAAACCTGCACGGCCGGTCACAGTGTATAACCTGTCGCTGCAGGACTTCACTCCCCCCCTCTTCACTCTTGATGTTGAATGCGGTGGTGGATTTTATATCAGAAGCTTGGTGGACGACCTGGGAAAAGCGCTCTCGTCGTGTGCCCACGTGAGGAAGCTGATCCGGACCAAACAGGGTCAGTTTACCCTTGACGACCACACGCTGCAGGAGGAACACTGGACACTACAACACATCGTTCAGTCCATGCAGCCCTGTCCcgggtcagaggtcaccaaggaGGATGGCACAAAACCAAGCCCAAACCTGGGGGTTAAACGGGCCCTGAATGCCCAGGTGAAGGGGGATAAGAATGGCAAAGATGAAACGGGGGAGTTATAA